One stretch of Candidatus Poribacteria bacterium DNA includes these proteins:
- a CDS encoding DUF2250 domain-containing protein — translation MVAELTYKIAKCCTPQEGDPITGYFKEDGTITVHNATCNAVQGLRTERLLKVTWDEIRTTEVAADAVPLAPEFAELDETDYFILKHHQEFGMDYSIVVAETLRVPLEEMQQRHRKLRELGGLKRVQGRVIQYRKNIVKGKWIKHRNHTYYELTPEGKTWIAAFEDQQTLASTM, via the coding sequence ATGGTTGCTGAGCTCACATACAAAATTGCCAAATGTTGCACCCCACAAGAGGGAGACCCAATTACCGGCTATTTCAAAGAGGACGGCACGATTACTGTCCACAACGCCACCTGCAATGCAGTCCAAGGTTTACGGACAGAGCGGTTGCTAAAGGTAACATGGGATGAGATCCGGACGACCGAAGTCGCAGCGGATGCCGTTCCACTCGCACCCGAATTTGCCGAACTTGATGAAACGGATTACTTTATACTCAAGCACCATCAAGAATTCGGAATGGACTACTCCATCGTTGTCGCTGAGACTTTAAGAGTTCCGCTTGAAGAGATGCAACAACGACACCGAAAATTAAGGGAACTTGGTGGGTTAAAACGGGTGCAAGGACGTGTAATCCAATATCGAAAGAACATCGTTAAAGGCAAGTGGATCAAACACCGGAATCATACCTACTATGAATTGACACCAGAAGGCAAAACGTGGATTGCAGCTTTTGAAGATCAGCAAACTTTGGCATCTACCATGTAG
- a CDS encoding type II toxin-antitoxin system RelE/ParE family toxin, protein MRNTHPREIETYRTQNGREPFTEWFNAVRDTRTQSRIRGRLDRLEKGNFGDYQSVGGGVFELRLPFGPGYRIYFGEVDRTIVLLLCGGDKASQVQDIERAKSYWREYKETRT, encoded by the coding sequence ATGCGCAACACACACCCACGAGAAATAGAAACTTACCGAACGCAAAATGGACGTGAACCCTTTACGGAATGGTTTAACGCAGTTCGAGATACAAGAACACAAAGCAGAATTCGAGGTAGACTTGACCGACTTGAAAAGGGAAATTTTGGAGATTACCAATCTGTTGGTGGCGGTGTCTTTGAGCTGCGTCTGCCTTTTGGGCCAGGTTATCGCATCTACTTTGGTGAAGTGGATAGAACAATTGTCCTTCTGCTCTGTGGGGGCGACAAGGCATCGCAGGTACAGGATATCGAACGCGCAAAAAGCTATTGGCGAGAATACAAGGAGACACGAACATGA
- the purD gene encoding phosphoribosylamine--glycine ligase — protein sequence MKILVIGQGGREHTLVWKLAQSSLVEKIYCAPGNAGISQIAESIPMPDQFTDLADWAESENIGLTVVGPEAPLAEGIVDTFHERGLKAFGPDKRAARLEASKDFAKQLMVKNNIPTAAHRTFVDAEEAMAYIEDQNTPVFVKADGLAAGKGVIPGRTFKQAAQAVTTILIDKAFGEAGDSVVIEEELIGEEASFTVLTDGTHCLPFVSSQDHKMSHDGDTGKNTGGMGAYSPAPVITPELHDDVMQHIVYPTINGMAAIGRPFRGVLYVGLMITDAGPKVVEFNCRFGDPEAQVLLPRLKSDLVPLLMACIDGTIAQHTNVQWHDEAAACVVMASGGYPDPYQTGKIITGLEDAATLEAVNVFHAGTKHDGENIVTDGGRVLGVTATADGLHDAIQRAYQGVSAIRFADAHFRNDIGYRALERL from the coding sequence ATGAAAATACTGGTTATTGGGCAAGGCGGACGTGAACACACACTCGTCTGGAAACTTGCCCAGAGTTCGCTCGTTGAAAAAATCTATTGCGCCCCCGGCAATGCCGGCATCTCACAAATCGCAGAATCTATCCCTATGCCGGACCAGTTTACTGACTTGGCAGACTGGGCGGAATCCGAAAATATCGGATTAACTGTGGTCGGTCCCGAAGCACCATTGGCTGAAGGGATCGTTGATACATTCCATGAGCGCGGACTCAAAGCGTTTGGACCCGATAAACGTGCTGCTCGTCTTGAAGCAAGCAAAGATTTCGCCAAGCAGCTGATGGTGAAAAACAATATACCAACCGCAGCGCACCGCACATTCGTGGATGCTGAGGAGGCGATGGCGTATATTGAGGATCAAAATACACCTGTTTTTGTTAAGGCAGATGGACTTGCCGCTGGCAAAGGCGTTATCCCCGGACGTACCTTCAAACAGGCGGCGCAAGCTGTCACAACTATTTTAATAGACAAAGCATTTGGCGAAGCAGGCGATAGCGTCGTAATTGAGGAAGAATTAATCGGCGAAGAAGCCTCGTTTACCGTTCTCACTGATGGCACACACTGTCTGCCTTTTGTCTCTTCGCAAGACCATAAAATGTCGCACGACGGGGATACGGGTAAAAATACCGGCGGAATGGGTGCTTATTCGCCTGCTCCTGTTATCACACCTGAACTGCACGACGATGTGATGCAGCACATCGTCTACCCGACTATCAACGGTATGGCGGCTATCGGAAGACCCTTCAGAGGTGTGCTATACGTCGGTTTGATGATTACGGATGCCGGTCCGAAGGTGGTGGAATTCAACTGTCGTTTTGGAGACCCGGAGGCACAAGTGCTTTTACCGCGTCTCAAGAGCGATTTGGTGCCTTTGTTGATGGCGTGTATTGATGGAACGATCGCACAGCACACTAACGTGCAATGGCATGACGAAGCCGCCGCTTGTGTCGTCATGGCTTCGGGGGGGTATCCTGACCCTTACCAAACGGGCAAAATTATTACAGGCTTGGAAGATGCTGCAACGCTTGAAGCGGTGAATGTCTTTCACGCTGGCACGAAACACGACGGTGAAAACATCGTCACGGATGGCGGTAGGGTGTTAGGTGTTACGGCTACTGCTGATGGGTTACACGATGCGATTCAACGGGCATATCAGGGCGTTTCTGCTATTCGGTTCGCCGATGCGCATTTTCGGAACGACATTGGATACCGAGCATTAGAACGCCTTTGA
- a CDS encoding acetylxylan esterase produces MAEQHHELAHVFTDASQVVNDARGGTPRDVNTPYTFPGYSKAEWTEKAAALRQQIRVANGLIPRHEPTPLNAEIFGRIEREDYSVEKVYFEPFPGFFTTGNLYRPLGKSGPFPGIVSPHGHWARGRLENIPRGSIPGRCINFAKQGYVIFAYDMIGYNDSGKQIDHRYGGVHEGLWGMSAMGLQLQNSIRSIDFLESLPDVDSERIGCTGASGGGTQTFILTAVDERIKVSAPVNMISATMQGGCLCENAPNLRLDVSNIEIGALMAPRPLLLVSATGDWTVNTPTVEYPAIRSIYAHFDAADKVHQVQIDAEHNYNQESREAVYAWFAKWFLGVEDASAFKEVPFQVEPDDALLVFSEREMPRHALKQETFLPTWANRCRTAIEQRKPTNETELQTFREEIGSGLQHALGLQIPKSMDVTLFEPKGAFPTTYQRNVGRSLQAHIQMSARHLVIGRKDIGDAIPAILFSPEPQVGHDPVVVIVHPEGKEKLIDTETGEPLPLITNLLSADRKVLLIDVFGTGEHRNYERSEDTNYFTTYNRTTAASRVQDIVTALHCFTDRGDVSEVNLIGIGEGGLWSLLAAGFTDVKNVVVDAAAFALQDDLDGDAAFLETLPIPNIRQVGDFRTAGTLIAPRPLIIHNTGDAFDTGWIAEVYGNIGASERLLVESGRLSHEEIVARVTAG; encoded by the coding sequence ATGGCTGAACAACACCACGAACTCGCCCATGTTTTTACGGATGCCTCGCAGGTTGTTAACGATGCGCGCGGTGGCACGCCACGCGACGTGAATACGCCCTATACCTTTCCCGGTTATAGCAAAGCGGAATGGACAGAAAAAGCCGCAGCGTTACGTCAACAAATTCGGGTTGCTAACGGCTTAATCCCGAGGCACGAACCGACCCCGCTCAATGCCGAAATCTTCGGGAGAATCGAACGAGAAGATTACAGTGTGGAGAAGGTCTATTTTGAACCCTTTCCAGGCTTCTTCACAACCGGAAATCTTTATCGTCCGTTGGGGAAATCGGGTCCGTTTCCGGGGATTGTGAGTCCACACGGACATTGGGCACGTGGGAGACTTGAGAACATTCCGCGCGGCTCAATTCCAGGACGATGCATCAATTTCGCCAAACAAGGTTATGTCATTTTTGCGTACGATATGATCGGTTACAATGATAGTGGTAAACAGATAGACCACCGCTATGGTGGTGTCCACGAAGGATTATGGGGTATGAGTGCAATGGGCCTTCAACTCCAAAATAGTATTCGCTCCATTGACTTTTTAGAGAGCCTGCCAGATGTGGACAGTGAACGCATTGGGTGTACAGGTGCGTCAGGGGGTGGCACACAGACCTTTATCTTGACAGCGGTTGATGAACGTATCAAGGTCTCTGCCCCTGTGAATATGATTTCAGCGACGATGCAAGGCGGTTGCCTCTGTGAAAACGCGCCGAACCTGCGTTTAGATGTTAGCAACATTGAGATTGGCGCGCTGATGGCACCGAGACCGCTTCTACTGGTGTCGGCGACAGGTGACTGGACAGTGAATACCCCGACGGTTGAATATCCTGCTATCCGAAGTATCTATGCCCATTTCGATGCAGCAGACAAAGTGCATCAGGTTCAGATAGACGCAGAACATAATTACAATCAAGAGAGCCGCGAAGCCGTATACGCTTGGTTTGCTAAATGGTTCTTAGGGGTAGAGGATGCTTCGGCGTTCAAAGAGGTGCCGTTTCAGGTTGAACCGGACGATGCCTTGCTGGTTTTCTCAGAACGTGAGATGCCCAGGCATGCCTTAAAACAGGAGACGTTTCTACCGACTTGGGCGAATCGCTGTCGTACAGCAATAGAACAACGGAAACCGACGAATGAAACAGAACTCCAGACATTCCGTGAAGAGATAGGGAGCGGGTTGCAACACGCACTCGGATTACAAATTCCGAAAAGTATGGACGTAACGCTTTTTGAACCGAAAGGTGCCTTTCCAACGACTTATCAAAGGAATGTAGGGCGCAGCTTGCAAGCCCATATTCAGATGTCGGCAAGACATCTCGTTATCGGTAGAAAGGACATAGGGGACGCTATTCCCGCTATTCTATTTAGCCCAGAACCACAAGTAGGACATGACCCCGTGGTTGTTATTGTTCACCCAGAAGGCAAAGAGAAGTTAATTGATACAGAAACGGGGGAACCGTTGCCGCTTATCACAAACCTGCTCAGTGCCGACCGGAAAGTGCTCCTGATTGATGTTTTCGGTACAGGCGAACATAGGAATTATGAGAGATCAGAAGATACCAATTACTTTACTACCTATAACCGAACAACTGCCGCATCACGCGTGCAAGACATTGTGACGGCACTGCACTGTTTTACAGATAGGGGGGACGTTTCGGAAGTGAATTTGATTGGGATTGGTGAAGGGGGACTGTGGAGTCTGTTGGCGGCAGGATTCACAGATGTAAAGAACGTTGTTGTAGATGCAGCAGCATTTGCCCTGCAAGACGATCTTGATGGCGACGCTGCTTTCTTGGAAACGCTACCCATACCGAATATCCGGCAGGTCGGGGACTTTCGGACTGCCGGGACGCTGATTGCACCGCGACCGCTGATTATCCATAACACGGGTGATGCATTTGACACGGGATGGATTGCTGAGGTATACGGAAATATTGGCGCAAGCGAGCGTTTGCTTGTGGAGAGTGGTAGATTGTCCCATGAAGAGATCGTTGCACGGGTGACGGCAGGCTAA
- a CDS encoding helix-turn-helix domain-containing protein, whose amino-acid sequence MRKYRKWRDIVIAQLAADWDAAIDYIQFALEEYQVDGDTPVLLLSLKTFIESQGGIAEVAKHTGMAPETLSKILSSEDAPPLDTFVTILKALGCRLSIELLKDEDFQSEKIGANAPIASSEGIKPDMVLATDNK is encoded by the coding sequence ATGAGAAAATACCGAAAATGGAGAGATATCGTAATAGCGCAGCTTGCAGCCGATTGGGATGCAGCAATTGACTATATTCAATTTGCATTGGAAGAATACCAAGTTGATGGTGACACGCCCGTACTACTGTTGTCCCTCAAAACGTTTATAGAATCGCAAGGTGGAATTGCCGAAGTTGCCAAGCACACCGGCATGGCACCAGAAACCCTGTCGAAAATCCTTTCAAGCGAAGATGCTCCACCCCTTGACACCTTTGTGACTATTCTCAAGGCACTGGGATGCCGACTTTCGATCGAACTACTAAAAGACGAGGACTTTCAGTCAGAGAAGATAGGCGCGAATGCTCCGATTGCCTCCTCAGAGGGCATTAAACCTGATATGGTACTCGCTACAGATAACAAATAG